The Euphorbia lathyris chromosome 2, ddEupLath1.1, whole genome shotgun sequence genome includes a window with the following:
- the LOC136220662 gene encoding squamosa promoter-binding protein 1-like, with protein MEGKRTLRERSIFRDDFIVEDDFLEDDMEEEDHTFAYGFIDDDKKKAVSVAYGKRGGTSAGGGGGGGGASPPSCQVDKCGVDLSEAKRYHRRHKVCELHAKAPAVLVAGLRQRFCQQCSRFHELMEFDEAKRSCRRRLAGHNERRRKSTGESHGEGSNRKGSMKESQCRQGDDQRGKFQITIPTTAAAAAAGNSNYKRPQFR; from the exons ATGGAAGGAAAGCGTACTTTGAGGGAGAGATCCATCTTCAGAGACGATTTCATCGTTGAAGATGATTTCTTGGAAGATGATATGGAAGAGGAAGATCACACTTTTGCTTATGGTTTTATTGATGATGACAAGAAGAAAGCTGTTTCTGTTGCCTACGGTAAGAGAGGCGGGACAAGTGCtggtggcggaggaggaggaggaggagcgtCGCCGCCTTCTTGCCAAGTGGACAAGTGTGGAGTTGATTTAAGTGAAGCTAAACGGTATCATAGGCGACATAAAGTTTGTGAGCTTCATGCAAAGGCACCAGCTGTGCTTGTTGCTGGCCTAAGGCAGAGGTTTTGTCAACAATGCAGCAG ATTCCATGAGCTAATGGAGTTTGATGAAGCAAAGAGGAGTTGCCGGAGGCGACTGGCCGGCCACAACGAAAGGCGGAGGAAAAGCACAGGCGAAAGTCACGGGGAAGGATCGAACCGGAAAGGGTCAATGAAGGAAAGTCAGTGCAGGCAAGGTGATGATCAGAGGGGGAAATTTCAGATAACAATACCAAcaacagcagcagcagcagcagcagggAATTCCAATTATAAACGTCCCCAATTCAGATAG